In a genomic window of Chryseobacterium sp. G0162:
- a CDS encoding DinB family protein translates to MNYHFQAHRQVRRNLLDILQNTSHEDLLLIPDGFNNNIYWNIAHTVATQQLLHYYLSGNPFRIDKYWVETYKKGTLPNLNVQKSEVEDLEFLLTETSKILMKDYDSDFFSDYTPYTTSFGMDLKSIQDAIIFNNMHESLHYGYVMAQKRAILGEKY, encoded by the coding sequence ATGAATTATCATTTTCAAGCACACAGACAGGTAAGAAGAAACCTTTTAGATATCCTGCAGAACACTTCCCATGAGGACCTTCTGCTGATTCCTGATGGTTTCAACAATAATATTTACTGGAATATTGCCCACACGGTTGCTACTCAGCAGCTTTTGCATTATTACTTAAGCGGGAACCCTTTCCGTATTGATAAATATTGGGTTGAAACGTACAAAAAAGGAACGTTACCTAACTTAAATGTTCAAAAATCCGAGGTTGAAGATCTGGAGTTTTTATTAACCGAAACCTCTAAGATATTAATGAAGGATTATGACAGCGATTTCTTTTCAGACTATACGCCTTACACCACAAGTTTTGGAATGGATCTGAAAAGCATTCAGGATGCCATTATCTTTAACAATATGCATGAAAGCCTGCATTATGGTTATGTTATGGCGCAAAAAAGAGCAATTTTAGGAGAAAAGTACTAA